CATGCCTATACCGCTGCGAAAGTGGGAGATGCCGTCGAGATTACCGGTTCTTATGATATTAACGTATGGTATTCATACGCCAATAATTCAAAGACCGATGTGGCAAAGGAAAATCTCTCCTATGTGGAAAGAATTCCCCTTTCTTATCTGGATGGTAACCACTTTGGCGGGGATGAGGAGGTCAAAGCGACCGTAACCCAACAACCCAGTGCGGTGGAGGCAAAAGTGGTGGAAGGTAAGTGCAGCGTCACCGTAGAAAAAGAGTTCTTTGCAGAGATGATCGGTGAAACGAAAGTATGCGTATTGGTTGCACCGGGTTCCTGCGGAGAACTGGATGAGAAGCTCTTCGAAGAAGGAGCCGACCTCGGGGATCTGGAGGATGAAGTTCTCATCGATGAATTGGATTAAACAGGATGTGATTCCTTGGATTCGTTGGAATCACCGGGAGAAGGGGGAGTCATGCCTCCTTTTTTCTTCTGTGTACGGGCAAATCGAGAGAAAGAATTCCGAAAAAAAGCCCGGTGGTTCCGGGGGAGGAAGGGGAAGATGTCCATCTATGTGCTGCATGGGGAAAAGGAAAGTGCCGTCCCCCTCTTTGAAGAGGCGGGGTGGGATCACGGCAGTAATCCCCCTGTGGAAGGGATAGGGTACGATATGATCCTCCAGTGGGGAAGGGAAGAGCTATCAGGGGAAGAGAACAGCTTTTTTGTATTAAATGGTGCAAAAGCTATAAATAATCTTTCCTCGGGGCGATGGCGATCCCTCCTTCCCCTGCATGGGTTGGCCGTCGGGGAAAAGGGAGGAAATTACAGCAGAAAGCTTCTTGTCGCTTCTTTTCAGCAGGAGATCTTAGGAATTTACTCCAACTTGGGGCCGGCTTGGCTCGCCGAGGGAATCAACCGAAGAAGGCTGCGTGAATTCCGTTACGATGAGGGATCCCGATGGGTAAAGCGGGTCACGGTGACGGCGGTTCGCTCCCTCTACGCCATGGGCCTCGATTTTGGCTCCGTGCTTTTAGGGCAAGATGGAAATAAGTGGCGTATTCTCTCCATATCTCCCCGCCTCCCGTCTCTTCCCACCCTGTTTCAACGCTTGAGGGAAAACGTGGTCAAGCTTCGGGAGGAGCTTCTCCTCCCCAGGGGAAAAGGGGAAATCTTTCTGGGCGCCGATCCGGAATTTATCTTGCAGGATTCATCGGGCCGGTTTCTCCTCGCCTCCCGTTTTTTTCCTCAGCGAGGGGATGTGGGCTGCGACAGGATCTGGCTTCGGGGCGACCGGACGAAGAGGAGACTCCCCATCGCCGAATTGCGCCCCATCCCCTCTCCCGATCCGAAGGAATTGGCAAAAAGCATTGTGAAACTACTTCGCAAGGCAGCTCGAAAGGTTTCCGATCCCAGGATTCGCTTTCTCGCCGGAGCAACCCCCCTGAAGGGGTACCCGATCGGGGGACATATCCATTTTAGCCCTCTTCCTGTAAATCATTTTTTGGTACGGGCCTTAGATAATTATCTGGCCCTTCCCCTATTTCTCCTGGAAGATCCGGAAGGGTTCGTTCGCCGCCCTCGCTACGGATTTTTGGGCGATGTTCGCACGAAACCCCATGGTGGCTTTGAATATAGGACTCTCCCCAGCTGGCTCATCTCCCCACGGATTGCCCAAGGAGTTCTCATCCTCTCTAAATTGATCGCTCTTCATTATGATCGGTTGAGACAAACCCCGCTCACTTTGCCTTCCGTCCAAGAAGCTTTTTATGGAGGGAAGCAGGAGGAGCTACAGGAAATGGTTCTCTCCCTCTGGGAAGATTTGGAACGACTCCCTGCGTATCCGGAATATGAAGGGGAATTGGAGCGGTTTAAGGAAAAGCTGCGCATGCTCCGAAAATGGAATCAAAAAGAGGATTTTCGCAGCCGTTGGCGTCTCCCCCCCTACGAACGGGAAACATTGTGATATAATAAGAGGCATAATCTCCGAAAAAGGGGATCGGGAGGAAAAATGGAACAAATCACACCGATGATGCGACAATACCTGGATATAAAGAAAGAGTATGCGGATGCCCTTCTCTTCTTTCGTCTAGGCGATTTTTATGAGCTATTTTTCGAGGATGCGCTCGTCGCCTCCAGAGAGTTGGAAATTACGTTAACAGGCAGGGAGGGGGGAGGGGAGCGGATTCCCATGTGCGGGGTTCCTCACCACTCTGCCGATGCGTACATAAAGATTTTAATCGACCGAGGGTATAAAGTAGCCATCTGCGAGCAGATGGAAGATCCGAAGCTGGCAAAAGGGGTGGTCAAACGGGAGGTCGTCCGGGTGATTACCCCTGGGACATTGATCGATCAGGAACTTTTAGACAGTGAGAATCATTATCTGGCGGCTTTGGTGAAGATCGACGGGGAGTATGGCCTGGCTTTTTCCGATCTCTCCACCGGGGAGTTTTATCTCCCCTCTTCCCCTTTCTTTTCCAGGCTATCCCTCTTGGAGGAGCTTCTACCCTATGCGCCGAAAGAGCTTCTTTATGAGCCTGGAATGGATGAGGAGGATCTCTCTTACTTGCTGGAAGCCCTTAAGACGATGGCTACTCCTTATGCTTTACAGGAGGAGGATTCTTTTCATCGTTTTTTCCCCGGGCGAGGAGAGGGCCTCTCGGTTCCTTCCAGGAGGGCGGCCTCTTTACTCCTCTCCTATTTGGAGGCGACGCAGAAGAGATCGATCTCCCATGTGCGTCGTTTAGAAATTTATCCCCCTGACCGGCATATGATTCTCGATCCCTTCACACGACGCAATCTGGAATTAACGGAGACGATCCGGAATGGGTCGAAGGAGGGAAGTCTGCTTCACGCCATCGACCGCACCGTTACCTCCATGGGGAGGCGGGGGTTGAAGCGTTGGCTGGACAAGCCGTTGCTGGACCGGGAGGAAATTGAGGCGCGCCTTGACGCGGTTCAATATTTTTACGACCATCCCATTATCCGGGCAGAAATACGGGAGGCCCTTAAAGAGGTTTATGATCTGGAACGCTTGGTGGGGAGAATTTCCTACGGAAATGTAAACGGCAGAGATCTGGCTCAACTCAGGAGAACCCTTGGCGTTCTTCCCCATCTACTTTCCCCCTTCATCGATGGAGAAGAGAATGAGGTTCCAAGGCTCCTTCGTTTTCAGGGGGAGATGACCACCCTTCTCACCCTCCATGGATTTTTGGAAAAGGCGCTCGTGGATGATCCTCCCGTAAGTGTGAAGGAGGGCGGCCTGATACGGGAAGGATTTAACCAAGATTTAGATCGCTACCGGGATGCCGGCCGGAATGGAAAGGCTTGGATAGCTGCGCTGGAGCAGAAAGAACGGGATCGGACCGGCATTCGTTCCCTGAAGGTAGGCTTTAATAAGGTTTTCGGCTATTATATAGAGGTGACCAAAGCAAACCTTTCCCTCGTTCCCCCTGAGTATGAGCGGAAACAGACGCTGGCCGGAGGAGAGCGGTACGTTACTCCGGAACTAAAGGAGAAGGAACAACTTATTCTTGAAGCAGAGGAGAAGATGGTCGAACTGGAATACCGACTTTTCCAAGAGATTCGGGAAATCCTGCTCGCCCATATTGAAGAGCTGCAGGAGGTGGCCGCCTGTGTCATTCGCCTCGATCTCTTCTCCTCCTTTGCCCAGCTCGCCGAGGAAAGGAACTACTGCCGTCCCCGTTCTCATGGGGAACGGAGGCTTAAGATTCTGGAAGGGCGCCATCCGGTGATCGAACAGGTGCTGAAGGGACCCTATATTCCAAACGACACCTTTTTTGATGAGGAGCGGAGGATCTATTTAATCACAGGGCCCAATATGGCAGGGAAGAGCACCTACATGCGTCAGGTTGCGTTAATTCAGCTCTTGTTTCAGATCGGCTCGTTCGTCCCTGCCCGGGAGGCGGAACTGCCCGTTGTCGACCGGATCTTTACCCGCATTGGGGCGGCCGATGATTTGGTGGAAGGTTCCAGCACCTTCATGGTGGAGATGAATGAGATCATGGTGACCACCACCCAAGCGACGGCCAAAAGCCTGGTCATTATCGACGAACTGGGGAGAGGAACTTCCACCCAAGACGGCATGGCCATCGCCCAGGCGGTGATTGAATACCTCCACGACCAGGTGAAATGCCTCACCCTAGTCTCCACTCATTTTCATGAATTGGCCGCTTTGGAGGCCACCCTCCACTCTTTACGGAATTACCACATGGCGGTAAAGGAGAAGAAGGAGGAGATCCTGTTTACCCGTCAACTGGTGGCCGGTTCCACCTCGAACAGTTATGGCATTTATTGCGCCTATTTGGCCGGCATTCCGAAACGGATCATTGCCCGGGCCAATGAACTACTCTCCACTTATGAGGAGAAGAGCATCGCATTGCAATTAACGTTTCCCTTTTTGGAAGAGGGTGGAGAAACATCGGGATCGGGAGCCGATCCCCGGGAAAAAGAGGAGAATGTTGATCGAAGAGAGCCGGTACAATCGGTGGACCACACGAATCGAATGGAACAAACCATTCTACAAGAATTGAAGACACTCGATCTGAACCGTCTCCCTCCCATTGAAGCCCTCATGCTCCTCTCCCGCTGGCAGGGCATCTTGAACCAGGGAGAAGTAGGGGAGGAAGAGAAAGCGGTGAAAGAGGGGAGTGGGATAGGGGAAGGGAGGAAATAGAATCGAGAGGAGGGGAAGATCGATGGGAAAGATTCGTATTATGGAGGAGGGGTTGGCCAATAAGATTGCCGCCGGAGAGGTGGTGGAGCGTCCAGCCTCTGTGGTGAAAGAATTAGTGGAAAACGCCATTGATGCGAAGGCGACCAGAATTGAAGTGGAAGTTGAGGAAGGGGGGCTTTCCCTGATTCGGGTGAGCGACGATGGAGAAGGAATGGATGGGGAAGATCTTCCCCTAGCCTTTACCCGCCATGCCACCAGCAAGATGAAGCATGAGCGGGATCTCTTCCACATCCGGACCCTCGGGTTCCGGGGTGAGGCGCTGCCCAGCATCGCCGCCGTCTCCAAGGTTGAGATTGCCTCCAGAGTAAAAGGGGCTCCCTTGGCCCAAACCCTTCGTCTGGAGGCGGGTCAGGTGAAGGAGAAGGGGGAGAAACCCTTACCCCAGGGGACGACCGTCTGGGTGAGGGAACTTTTTTTTAACACCCCCGCCCGCCTGAAATATATGAAATCCCTAACGACCGAAAATTACCATATTCAGGATATTCTGATGCGTCTTGCCCTTGCCCATCCCAACATTTCCTTTCGCCTTCTCCATGATGGAAGAGAGGTATTTCGCACCAACGGTTCCGGAGAGCTCCTCCATGTGGTCCATTCTCTCTATGGAACGGACGTCGCCCGAAAAGTGATCCCGATCAGCGGGGAGCATCCCGACTTCACCCTCACAGGTCTGATTGGGAAACCGGAATGGACCCGGGGGAGTAAACAGTACCTTACGTTTATCGTGAATGGGCGGGTCATCCGGAGCCTTCTTCTACAGCGGGCGCTTCTGGAGGGATACCAAACCCTCCTCCCCGTTCACCGCTTTCCCTTTGCCGTTCTTTCCTTCCGGATGGATGCCTCTCTCGTCGATGTGAATGTCCACCCGGCCAAGTGGGAGGCCCGTTTTTCCAAAGAAGAGGAATTAAGCCGTTGGCTCACCTTAAGGGTAAAGGATCACCTCCTGCGAACCTCCCTTGTCCCGACGATTCCGGTGGAGAGAAAGGCAGCTTTTTCTCATCCTTCTGCAGCGGGGGGGATGTCGCCCCATGCCGGATATCCCGATCTGTACGGCATTCGGAAGGGGACGGAAGGGATTTTCAAGGAGACGGTAAAAGAAGCTTCACCCTCTATGCATAGCCAACCAAACCACATCGGTACGGTCCAAAGCAACAATGGGGAGCCGTTTCTTCCGGACGGAAAAGAACCGACCGAAGAGGAAATCGGTGGTTATAAACATCAGAAAATGGAAGAAGAGGAAAAAGGGGAGAACGGTGGGAAGAGAGGAAATGAGGGGAAAGAGGGGGAGGTGAGCCCTATGGAGGAAAGCGGACGTTTAGGGCAGATGGTCCTCTTCCGCGGGCTTTCTCTAGAGCCTCTCGCCCAGTTGCATGACACCTACATCATCGCCCAAGGCGAAGAAGGGCTTTATCTCATCGACCAACATGCAGCCCAGGAGCGCATTCATTATGAGCGGATCCGCCGTTCATGGCTTATGAGAAAGGATGAGCGGCGGCAGATCCTGGCCATTCCTTTCACTTATGAGGTGGCCGCCAGTGAAGTGGCCTATGTTCGGGAAGCGGAGCCTCTCATAGAAGAGTTGGGCATCGTCCAGGAGCCTTTTGGCGAGCGGACCTTTTTGGTTCGGGAAATTCCCCTTTGGTTTAATCCGGGAGAGGAAGAGAAAATGCTGGAAGGCATTATCCAGGTGATCCTCCATGGGAAAGGGAATGCAAACCTCTCGGATCTTATGGACGGGGCTTCTAAGCAGATGGCTTGCAAGGCCTCCATTAAGGCAAACCAATCCCTTTCCAAAGAGGAGATGGCCCGTTTATTGGAGGAATTAGGAAAAGCGGAAAACCCTTATACCTGTCCCCATGGCCGCCCTGTCCTCATCCATTTCTCCAAATATGATTTAGAAAAAATGTTTAAGCGGGTGATGTAAGAGGTGTGGGTTACCACAGGATTAGCTCCTACGCCGGCTTTACTGCATCAGGCCAAGGATGCGGCGGTAAACTTGCGGGGAAGATATGTAGAGCGCAAAGATCTCTCCATCCAAGATCTTTTCCAACGGTACGGGATGGATCGTCTTCTCGTCTTTACCCGCAAGGGGCTGTTTGCGTATCGGAATGGAGTCGAAAAACCGGCATTTTTTCACCCGGGCCTTGCTCCCCTTCGTATAAAGAACCTCATCCGGGGCGATACTGATAAAATGGCTGAAGTGGCGGAACTGATGGAAGGAGATTCCTTTCTGGACTGCACGCTGGGTTGGGGCGCCGATGCGGTGGTTGCCTCCTTTGTTGTGGGGGAAAAGGGAAAGGTGGTGGGGATCGAGGCGAATGAGGTGATCGCCTATATGACCAAAATCGGATTATCTTCCTGGGAGGATGCCGATCCCCCGGTGAAAGAAGCGATGGGGAGAATCGAAGTGGTCACCGGGGATCATGGGGACATACTAAAGCGACTTCCTACCGGTTCTTTCGACGTAGTTTATTTTGACCCCATGTTCCGGGAACCGGTGGCAAACTCTC
The DNA window shown above is from Thermicanus aegyptius DSM 12793 and carries:
- the cotE gene encoding outer spore coat protein CotE, with the translated sequence MALNEKGVSVREIITKAVIGKGNKFSQETHVMIPPNTPNSILGCWVINHAYTAAKVGDAVEITGSYDINVWYSYANNSKTDVAKENLSYVERIPLSYLDGNHFGGDEEVKATVTQQPSAVEAKVVEGKCSVTVEKEFFAEMIGETKVCVLVAPGSCGELDEKLFEEGADLGDLEDEVLIDELD
- a CDS encoding putative amidoligase domain-containing protein translates to MSIYVLHGEKESAVPLFEEAGWDHGSNPPVEGIGYDMILQWGREELSGEENSFFVLNGAKAINNLSSGRWRSLLPLHGLAVGEKGGNYSRKLLVASFQQEILGIYSNLGPAWLAEGINRRRLREFRYDEGSRWVKRVTVTAVRSLYAMGLDFGSVLLGQDGNKWRILSISPRLPSLPTLFQRLRENVVKLREELLLPRGKGEIFLGADPEFILQDSSGRFLLASRFFPQRGDVGCDRIWLRGDRTKRRLPIAELRPIPSPDPKELAKSIVKLLRKAARKVSDPRIRFLAGATPLKGYPIGGHIHFSPLPVNHFLVRALDNYLALPLFLLEDPEGFVRRPRYGFLGDVRTKPHGGFEYRTLPSWLISPRIAQGVLILSKLIALHYDRLRQTPLTLPSVQEAFYGGKQEELQEMVLSLWEDLERLPAYPEYEGELERFKEKLRMLRKWNQKEDFRSRWRLPPYERETL
- the mutS gene encoding DNA mismatch repair protein MutS, giving the protein MEQITPMMRQYLDIKKEYADALLFFRLGDFYELFFEDALVASRELEITLTGREGGGERIPMCGVPHHSADAYIKILIDRGYKVAICEQMEDPKLAKGVVKREVVRVITPGTLIDQELLDSENHYLAALVKIDGEYGLAFSDLSTGEFYLPSSPFFSRLSLLEELLPYAPKELLYEPGMDEEDLSYLLEALKTMATPYALQEEDSFHRFFPGRGEGLSVPSRRAASLLLSYLEATQKRSISHVRRLEIYPPDRHMILDPFTRRNLELTETIRNGSKEGSLLHAIDRTVTSMGRRGLKRWLDKPLLDREEIEARLDAVQYFYDHPIIRAEIREALKEVYDLERLVGRISYGNVNGRDLAQLRRTLGVLPHLLSPFIDGEENEVPRLLRFQGEMTTLLTLHGFLEKALVDDPPVSVKEGGLIREGFNQDLDRYRDAGRNGKAWIAALEQKERDRTGIRSLKVGFNKVFGYYIEVTKANLSLVPPEYERKQTLAGGERYVTPELKEKEQLILEAEEKMVELEYRLFQEIREILLAHIEELQEVAACVIRLDLFSSFAQLAEERNYCRPRSHGERRLKILEGRHPVIEQVLKGPYIPNDTFFDEERRIYLITGPNMAGKSTYMRQVALIQLLFQIGSFVPAREAELPVVDRIFTRIGAADDLVEGSSTFMVEMNEIMVTTTQATAKSLVIIDELGRGTSTQDGMAIAQAVIEYLHDQVKCLTLVSTHFHELAALEATLHSLRNYHMAVKEKKEEILFTRQLVAGSTSNSYGIYCAYLAGIPKRIIARANELLSTYEEKSIALQLTFPFLEEGGETSGSGADPREKEENVDRREPVQSVDHTNRMEQTILQELKTLDLNRLPPIEALMLLSRWQGILNQGEVGEEEKAVKEGSGIGEGRK
- the mutL gene encoding DNA mismatch repair endonuclease MutL translates to MGKIRIMEEGLANKIAAGEVVERPASVVKELVENAIDAKATRIEVEVEEGGLSLIRVSDDGEGMDGEDLPLAFTRHATSKMKHERDLFHIRTLGFRGEALPSIAAVSKVEIASRVKGAPLAQTLRLEAGQVKEKGEKPLPQGTTVWVRELFFNTPARLKYMKSLTTENYHIQDILMRLALAHPNISFRLLHDGREVFRTNGSGELLHVVHSLYGTDVARKVIPISGEHPDFTLTGLIGKPEWTRGSKQYLTFIVNGRVIRSLLLQRALLEGYQTLLPVHRFPFAVLSFRMDASLVDVNVHPAKWEARFSKEEELSRWLTLRVKDHLLRTSLVPTIPVERKAAFSHPSAAGGMSPHAGYPDLYGIRKGTEGIFKETVKEASPSMHSQPNHIGTVQSNNGEPFLPDGKEPTEEEIGGYKHQKMEEEEKGENGGKRGNEGKEGEVSPMEESGRLGQMVLFRGLSLEPLAQLHDTYIIAQGEEGLYLIDQHAAQERIHYERIRRSWLMRKDERRQILAIPFTYEVAASEVAYVREAEPLIEELGIVQEPFGERTFLVREIPLWFNPGEEEKMLEGIIQVILHGKGNANLSDLMDGASKQMACKASIKANQSLSKEEMARLLEELGKAENPYTCPHGRPVLIHFSKYDLEKMFKRVM
- a CDS encoding class I SAM-dependent methyltransferase, which translates into the protein MWVTTGLAPTPALLHQAKDAAVNLRGRYVERKDLSIQDLFQRYGMDRLLVFTRKGLFAYRNGVEKPAFFHPGLAPLRIKNLIRGDTDKMAEVAELMEGDSFLDCTLGWGADAVVASFVVGEKGKVVGIEANEVIAYMTKIGLSSWEDADPPVKEAMGRIEVVTGDHGDILKRLPTGSFDVVYFDPMFREPVANSPGLVALRSWADPSPLRRETIEEALRVCRRKVMMKERTGSDQFGKLGFTSLERTSATITFGVIEK